The window tattcttttgaaaaaaaaatggacGGTAAAATTTGGTCGCCTCAATTCTCCATATATTTGTCCATATAGCTCCATATAGCAGTCCGCAAACGTCGCCTCCCAAGTGTCACAAGTCGCGGTCGCGTAGTTTAGAATCGCCTTTAAGGCTCAACGCACACTGGCAGAGCCGCAGCGAAGCgtctttcttgataacaactcaaattaagctttatttactttggcataaCGGCGCCAACACGCGTTCAATTTACTCTGGATCATTTTAGGACTGACGCTTCGCGTCTCCCTTACTGTACCGCCCGTATGTCTTGAGCCTCAGACATTTGGCCCCAAGTAGGCCCAAGAAAAGGGCTGTTCATTTAAgatgattttatttaatatagaaTTTTAATTTAAGGCGATAATCACTTGAAAATAGAAACGAAACGAAGCGACACCAAGCATTCCGTCTCACTCGCACGTTAACCCcacgttcccacttgtcgttgtcgggcccggatttaaatcggatgttccagtggcagaacattttatatgaagctattcacacttgtcggaaaccgattttgtgccAAAATGTATTGCCACTGCAACATCAAACGataaacgacaagtgggaacggaaggggggggggggggggtgtgatcgggaatatttaaattttcgatTTTCTTTATTAGGACGAGTTGTATTAAAATCGAACCCAAAACCTTTAGTATCTTTTTGTATGTTAAAAGTGCTGTAAAAATGACATTTAtattaaatacattatttttgccttgagctttcaaaaattctaaattaaattaaaattctcTCTTAGCACTAAGGTAAtagatataaaatgtttaattaataataatagtttaaagATGTATTGTGATTTTGGCTTGGACATTTATGCAAAAATTATAAGTTTATTGACATATAACTATCTGTATTATTATGTGTAACTAgacgatacccgcgacttcgtccgcgtgaatttagattttttaaacccaGTCGGAACTTGTTGATTTTTCACGATCAAATTCCTACCTATATGCccgtctccggaatgcaagctatctctatgccaaatgCGTCAAAACTGAATACTATCATGGACTGTAGTAatgaaatgatgtgattttttttgtacagCGGTTGTTTATGGggctataattaattattaaagagaataattgaTTGATGAAAaacatgattttatttttaacacgaacgtcacgctgtacggaaggtaaacgacaatttttttcaatttttaaacattaaaatagattaatttctgcgggaaaatatttttatgttaaaaacttaaaaaatgttTGTCGTTTAAACTTTGTGACGTTATTGATCTTCGTAAGCTTTTGGTAGATcgtgataataaataaatatgaaattcaaagtcctgactgactgactgacatatatatcaacgcacagcctaaaccgctggtcttagagacatgaaattttgagggtgtgttctttgtaaggAGTAGGTAtcctactaagaaaggatttttcgaaattctacccctaagtgggttaaataggggatgaaagtttgtacgaaagtacgtcattttccaagttatttgcataaaaattggtatttgggttttcggtcacaaatgaagaaatacgtgtgccaggatttttggaaattccacccgagcgaagccgggcggttcagctagtaaataaataaaaatcatgatatttaaaattatttctctttaataataatttctagccccataaactgccgCTATACATAAAATCACGTTATTTTATTACTGCAGTCCCAGACCCTATTAAAAGGACCGACAGAGatattttcacattttctaatgaaaccggtttagGGCACATCGGGTATATGGTTCCGAAgtctgatttttgaaaattcaactcctaagggggtgaaataggggtttgaaatttgtgtagtccacgcggacgaagtcgcgagaattaAGCTACTTTAAGAATAATTTTGAAACACACTTTCATTCTCTATAGAAATAACCTTATTTCCtaatctcaacccatcgctggcccagcACTAAGCACGGgtgtcttctcagaatgagaagggcttaggccatagtcctcCATGCTAACCAAGTGCGAATGGGCAACTTTATTTATTGTACCAActactatttttttcttttgctaAATCGAGGCAGTTTTGatattaggtattaggtaaaatttagaaataaatgataatattataatggtaatgtataatttaatgtaattataAAAGTGACACTTTAGGCTCCTTCATGTtataaaaaattatcaaaaacaGTGCCATCTTTGCCCGATTTAAGGCGCAAACacattatagtccgtacaaagtGACTTCTCACGccccattttaactctatgggtcaactgtcatatcaaaagtacggttcacctttgaaataaggactaaaatcgtacttttgacatgaaatttgacacaaagttaaaatggcgcgtgagaagtcattttttcgTATTATAATGTGATGTGTCGGAACCTACGGATatagtgcgtacattttgagatctcactcgccattttaactctgtcaactgtcatgtcaaaagtacggttcacctttaactTAATCCAGTTCACGACTTCGGCTTCGACGGTTtagacgtcactggcaggcgtcaaatgttccttCACTTGACGCTAGGGagcctatgaatcgcctatttctccccatagcctaatatttgacatatcatcGGTTCAGCAAcaaactgagagttccctcactctatttcactcttttgacatgacagttgacacatagatctaaaatggcgagtgagatctcaaaatgtatgcgaTATACATTATAAACCCCTTAGGGTCACCCTGCGATATGCTAGGCCTTGTTGTAAGAAGTTATTATAATGTGTATGAGcctaataatatgtattgtttGTCTCTCAGTTTGTATGTATTGATATTAATGTAAGTATTAGATTCCGTATATTTGCATAGTTTGTGACGGGTGTAGTTAATTTAGATTACAGAatggataataaataattaattatgtaattcATGCTTATCGTTTTCGCTTGCCAGTATTTTCATTAATGAAGAATTTTAATGAATCCAAAATAACCTTTTGGTATGTAATTTAATGTCAATGGTATGTAATTTAATGTCAATGTTTTGTTTCTTTTGATAGCCAATGACTTTGAAGCCAAAGTTACTATTGGctgattaatataaatattaaatacattttGCTCCCCAATGGCAAATGAAACCGCTATATTTTTGattcaaaattaaataagttatattttcgttttttttaaatctataaacAAATAGaaagttaaatttattttttgggaCATGTCCGTAAAATCAAACTTTTctttacttataaattaatttaaatcaaagattttttGAATTACTTCTACAAGATTTTACTTTTCTTTTGACATAAATTGTTAATCCATTCTACCCTTATTTCTTTGAATAAGTTAGTAATTTAAGATTAAGGTTACAGTATTCGGCAGTAAATATACACATCgtgctttagaaagagataattgGCAGTTTTGACTTTGTATAGCATCGTCTCCGTCACACTTACGTGATGTTTTTGACAACCTCTCTGACGCAATGGTGATCGCTTTGGTATTTATTATACGTGGAGGtgccgagttcgattcctggcaaaggcaatttgggaattttaatttctaaattgtctctagtCTCGACCTTGGCCATagctagttaccaacctaccgacaaagccgttttgccaagcggtttaacgttccggtacgatatcgcgtagaaaccgatcagagggtttaataaaacttccatttctttaaaaaaaagctagcccgcttccatcttaggctgcattaccactcactaccaggtgagatggcATTGAAAGGCTAACTACTATCAGAAAAAAACAGAAAACGCTTCGGCGCTGACTTATCGATTAACAAATACCTAAACCATCTATTATagtacaactagatgatgcctgcgacttcgtccgcgtggatttaagtttttaaaaatcccgtgggaactctttgattgtccgggataaagagtagactatgtccttccccgggatgcaagctatcgctgtaccaaatttcgtcaaattcggttgaatggatgggccgggaaaggctagcagacagacagacagactttcgcatgtatataattttttttttctttttaaatattagtagatatgCATGTTTAGAAAATTGGCACATGTTACCGACAATTCTCCTTCGTGCCTCCTTCAAGCTTCTTGACACTCACTGTGTGTAGTGCATCTGGTTTGGCAGTACAAAAAGTCACCAAACAAGAAAAGGCGATGAATCTCAAAGACAGAGAtgatgctctacgaaaccaccaATTACTTGTTGtacctatctctttctaaagctcgatgtgTGTCATGAATCTTCTATAATTTATGTTCCTGGAATGCCTACTTAAAGCAAAACCTACTTATCGATATCCCACATCGACTACGAGCGATACCATAGTGGGGTCCGATCTCTCGCTCTAATTTATTAGTCAAAGCGGGAtagcgataagtaggtattggAAGTGAACTCTACATTACCTTCTACTTTGTGTGTTtactgccgggtactgtactgtAGACGAATACAGTTGCATGTAATctgtgttgtaacttgtagcctGTAGGTATTACAGGGCCCAGCACGAAATAAACTGAACTTTAGAaaaagatttcggcttcgtactctcgtcgtctctgtcactcatacctgtgtgacgttttgttgtcgaagacagagacaacgctctatagaaccgctttctctttctaaagtgTACAATATCCCTGCCGGGCAGTGTATTTCATAGCATCTATCTCAGCAACTCGAGGCACAAAGTGAGGGTGCTGGAACGAATCGCCCATTCCTTTGAATAAAGtgaatattattttagaattaTTGTTTTTGTTCATACAGGACCATTGGTTCTTCACGTTCCCGGCCCGCGGGGTGatgtaaaacgttgcagtagcgacagcaacgcgacagcagtagcaatgcgacagttcatttgctgtctctcttcttattttgctttgtggctattgctctctctctctagccggacgtttgacagcaatgatcgcgacatttgcgcctgtcgcgagatacgtaatcacacCGCCGGtatccaccttcctaaataagacgtcctaaatggtTTAGTTACCGTCAAATTTTGAAACCTAAGCCAAGATAGGGTTAAATTAGAATAAGAGTTACCTATATTTGGATAAAAAATcgatgtgggcaatgttggctGAAAGTCCGGACTACTTTGCCCACCATTAAAATCGAACAAATTTTGGTTcgaatgttaatttatttaaaaaaattacatagcgaatttgcttatacataaattgctttttggcaAAGTATCAGTGcgtggcaaagttggctagtttgacggtaactataccatttaggacgtttTGTTTGGGAAGGTGGAACATGCCCCTTAGAATAACAAACATGCCCTCTTATGCCctttagaagatgcctattcactcttgacttgaagtctgaaggtacccatatttaaattggaggggaaaactgatgctggaaaggcgatcctatatcctatatatCCTAgcagttcgaattagaaacgacgggttgtacagtacgcggcagaaagtaatgtaacatatcggctttgtagagcgttgtctctgtcactcatatctatatgacgttttgtcagtctcaacgacagagacaacgctctacaaattctGCTGTCACCTTAAAAGTCGATGTATTTACATTACTTACaattatgtacattactttcggccgcgtactgtaataataGGTTAATTAAATAAACGCAATGTTGAGGGAAAATGTTTAATCAATAAAATCAGtagatagataagtaggtacccaaTTCACCGAAAGATACATTTAAATATTACGATAATAATTTGAAACTTATCGAAAGAAAAAGAAGCATAATTTAACGTGATTACAATCCGTCACCAagaattaatgtaagtaggcattctaaataataaaatgatttaaaaatttggtatataaatataaaattaatctaaaaagGATAAACGTAGGTATTCTGTTCTTTTCAACGGGCGCCATTTTGAACTCTCTTATCGGCCATTTTGTGTCTGTCATGTCACAGATACATGCGGCATATGTCGTCGTTGATTTCCAGCATTTGGTCTATGAAGGACTGGTCCGCCATGATGTTCGCCAGCTTGGTGATGAGGTCCAATAGTCCACGCTTCTTGTACCGCATTGTTACGCTAACTTCCTCGAGTTCCTCTAATATGGAGGGTTGTACCTGGTGAAAAGatgctttttatttattgtatagaagcaggcgttattttgcggaaatcatgatatacctacctacctacaatggaccaaaagcttaatttgctacaaTCCGCTGTATGGTGCAAGTCATGCAACATGCGAcaatgggagggcgggcggtgcatttcgcatgctgcatgttgcaccatacagatttgatctgtttcagcggagtATAACaaactacatgatgcccgccgatcgcgacttcgtccgcgtggatttaggtttttttaaaatcccgtgggaactgtttaattttccgggataaaaagtagcctatgtccttccccgggatgtaagctaactctgtaccaaatttcatcaaaatcggttaaactgttgcgtcgtgaaaagctagcagacagacagaccgacacacttttacatttataatattagtatggattaagcttttggttcattgcttACATTTATTGTAGGTAAGTGTTGTGTCTAATtctgtctaaactaaattaaaataactggtCTAAagatattgctatccctttcataatgcttcttgcggaaaaggataccagtagcactagatttagagctGTCTTTTCATGCTGGCCAATGACCATACACGatcaaaaaagctgtgatagcctagtggttaggacgtccacctcctaatcggaggtcaggggtttgattccgggcacgcacctcttaactttttgGAGGActattcactaaagaatatcttcaatattttacaatattaaaaaataaataatcaaatttgtagtttttgaggccaaaacttgattctttgaacatccgaaatgtgtctcaacacagcttttgggacgcataacGACCATCCTAAACAGCTGTTATTACGTGTGCCttgctgaaggaaaacatgctTAAAAATTCATGTAGAAATTACAGTGATTTTAGTTCGGCCCAACAAGAATTGTTTACTTCGCGGTAAAAGCGTGGTAATAGCGATTGAATAAATAAAGAGAAAGGGGCTAAAATGGGTGAAATTACAGTTGGCAAAGCATttccataggtataaataatgGTCTATCATTATCGGACGTACTCGTAACTTATTATGCAAATATGTGAATTTCAAGTAAGTAGCTGTTATTTACTTGTCTATCAAtcattaggtagatacctacctatttgtgtaAAATGCAAGCAATAGTAGGGAAAGCCCAGACTTGAcgcatttaggtaggtacctatattatgttagGGAAGGTGTTAAAAAACAACCTGAAAATCAAAAGGACTCTTTTTGCTTTTAATTTGCAGCACTTCAAAATTTATACAAGTGCAAATTATGAACAAAACCGCTCCATCTTGTAGGAACGTAAGAAAGTCctagaaaattattatttaagtaccaAAGTACGTCAATTAGATACTCGAAGATTTAATTTAAGAGCTGGACTGAAATCTAATTCGTAAGTTCGATTTTCGGAGGGACTAAAACTGTTATACTGTTCGCCTCAGTGTTCAGATTTACAgaactttaggtacctatatgtaggAAAGTCTTCTCATTCATTATTTTGTGTAAATAGGTATTTAAGAGCACTAGGAAGTCTGGTAGGTGAGGTAATAGGGTAAATATTTGCCGAACTGAAACACCGCTAAATcgattagtacctacctacgctgcGTTTACGCAGTCCAAGGTTTTTCCGATAAACTTTAAGTATTTAAGCAACACGTGAGGTTAGACatccattttcaattttcacacACTTACGTAATTTCTAAATCTCGTCGatttaggggtttgaaaatcccgtagggcCTCTTGTATTTTCTagaataaaaaggagcctatgtccgtctccgggaagCAATGCTatatctctgtaggtacctactcttattaTCACCTAGTTCACCCACGTAGATTttaaatcccgggggaactgtttgattttccgggataaaaaatatatttgatttCTCAAGTCGgcgattaataaaatatacttacctacctgtttAATGATTAGTGAGGCCAATTAGACacacttataattttttttatcgattacaagttagcctttgactgcgatTTCTCCTGACGTGTTGATACAGCCTAAGAtgggaagcgggctaacttggaaggggtaatGACAGTTTTATTAACCCCATACCTCTTATCGGTTTCTGAAccgtaacgctaaatcgcttagtgATTGTGGTacggtacggctttgccagtagggtggtaactagccactgccgaagcctcccaccagatcagaccaatcacaatttagaaaatataaattcccaaattgcccctgccgggaatcgaatcctcacactgataagaccacagcactacTCGTGTGACTACAGCGTACACCACTgggccagggaggtcatcgaaAATGTTAAACACTACTTTCccgtattcaaataaaaaagtaagtaaaactGACTAACATTGTGCGGTTCTCTGAAGGTGCTGAACTTGTACTTGGTCCTCCGTTTGTCAATGCCGTTATCGGAGAAGATGGTGAACACGGCGTCCTCCGTGTGACTGCCTACAGGGAAGTACATCCCGGCCACCAGCCGCCCCTTGCGGTCCCGGGCTAGCAAGCTCCTGGGGACAACaacagttataaaaataaagcaataataattaattattttgtcggagctatgtgcgtttcaagcaatcaATCATTACATGCTTCTGTGAAGAAAAAcggcgtgaggaaacctgcatgcctgagggataatagtgttctcaaaagtgAGTGTCTCAaaagaagtctgccaatccgcacttagtgtaggtaggtatactatgacctaaaatccttttcattctgagaaaagTTCCGGTGCAGTAGTcggccggcaatgagttgagaCAGAAGTTccggaagtctgccaatccgcacttagtgtaggtaggtatactatgacctaaaatccttttcattctgagaaaagTTCCGGTGCAGTAGtcggccggcaatgggttgatatAGAAGTTGCGGAACAGTAGtcggccggcaatgggttgagatAGAAGTTCCGGAAcagtagtcagccggcaatgggttgagatAGAAGTTCCGGACCAGTAGTCGGACGGCAATAggttgagataatgatgatgaattcatATCTCGCGATCATACGCCACGAGCGACGTCTGGCACTTGACGGCGGCGCCACGCTCGGGCCACTCTACGTAGTTGCCGTTGTTTTATAGATACCTGAAGTCCAGGTTGCGCTTCTCGGTGATCAGGATGCAGTCGAGGAAGGGCTGCGCCACGTAGATGAGCGACGTCTGGCACTTGACGGCGGCGCCACGCTCGGGCCACTCTACGTAGTTGCCGTTGTTTTATAGATACCTGAAGTCCAGGTTGCGCTTCTCGGTGATCAGGATGCAGTCGAGGAAGGGCTGCGCCACGTAGATGAGCGACGTCTGGCACTTGACGGCGGCGCCACGCTCGGGCCACTCTACGTAGTTGCCGTTGTTTTATAGATACCTGAAGTCCAGGTTGCGCTTCTCGGTGATCAGGATGCAGTCGAGGAAGGGCTGCGCCACGTAGATGAGCGACGTCTGGCACTTGATGGCGGCGTCGCGAGTTACACGCTTGCTAAACTCCACGTAAATGCCGTTGTTTGTTAGATACCTGAAGTTATACACCAGGTTGCGCTTCTCGGTGATCAGGATGCAGTCGAGGAAGGGCTGCGCCACGTAGATGAGTGACGCCTGGCACTTGACGGCGGCGCCGCTCTCGCGCCACTCTACGTAGTTGCCGTTGTTTCATAGATACCTGAAGTTATACACCAGGTTGCGCTTCTCGGTGATCAGGATGCAGTCGAGGAAGGGCTGCGCCACGTAGATGAGCGACGCCTGGCACTTGACGGCGGCGCCGCGCTCGCGCCACTCTACGTAGTTGCCGTTGTTTCATAGATACCTGAAGTTATACACCAGGTTGCGCTTCTCGGTGATCAGGATGCAGTCGAGGAAGGGCTGCGCCACGTAGATGAGTGACGCCTGGCACTTGACGGCGGCGCCGCTCTCGCGCCACTCTACGTAGTTGCCGTTGTTTCATAGATACCTGAAGTTATACACCAGGTTGCGCTTCTCGGTGATCAGGATGCAGTCGAGGAAGGGCTGCGCCACGTAGATGAGTGACGCCTGGCACTTGACGGCGGCGCCGCTCTCGCGCCACTCTACGTAGTTGCCGTTGTTTCATAGATACCTGAAGTTATACACCAGGTTGCGCTTCTCGGTGATCAGGATGCAGTCGAGGAAGGGCTGCGCCACGTAGATGAGTGACGCCTGGCACTTGACGGCGGCGCCGCTCTCGCGCCACTCTACGTAGTTGCCGTTGTTTCATAGATACCTGAAGTTATACACCAGGTTGCGCTTCTCGGTGATCAGGATGCAGTCGAGGAAGGGCTGCGCCACGTAGATGAGTGACGCCTGGCACTTGACGGCGGCGCCGCTCTCGCGCCACTCTACGTAGTTGCCGTTGTTTCATAGATACCTGAAGTTATACACCAGGTTGCGCTTCTCGGTGATCAGGATGCAGTCGAGGAAGGGCTGCGCCACGTAGATGAGTGACGCCTGGCACTTGACGGCGGCGCCGCTCTCGCGCCACTCTACGTAGTTGCCGTTGTTTCATAGATACCTGAAGTTATACACCAGGTTGCGCTTCTCGGTGATCAGGATGCAGTCGAGGAAGGGCTGCGCCACGTAGATGAGTGACGCCTGGCACTTGACGGCGGCGCCGCGAGTGACACGCTCGCGCCACTCCACGTAGTTGCTGTTGTGTGGGTTGAAGCAGTACTCGAAGTCCTTGCGGCACGTCGGCTCTTCGGATTGGGTGAACCAGCCTGTTGAGAGAGAAACAGGATTTACCGAAATGGTGACTTATATAAATtaagaaaatctttttaaagTGTAGGTATGTGTATCCAAGTTCCAATTCCAATGGCAGCCAGCTCGACCAAGCAACACCTGGTGGAGGTTCACTGAAGCAGACCTTAAGGAATGGGACTCTCGTGCGTGGAACCATGTCAAGTTAGTAGCTTAATACAGGGGGGCATCTAAACCAACTGCCATAGGCCCAAATTCCACGAGGTTATGAAAAAATTCAATtaccaccatcatcatcatactGAAATTTATGGAAGACCCACTGAAGTTCTAAGTTGGAGTTTAGAACTTTgccttgtatattttatttaccaaCCTATCATGATTAATACAACCCAGTTAAACTTAAGTGTTAACTTATCATGTTCATCAGACTAACCTATCGTGATCATTTCAACGCCGACCCGCTGTCGAGCccagcggggtgattacgtatctcgcgacaggcttgcgacaggcataaatctcgcgatcattgctgtcaaacgtccgacTAGAGAGAGACACCAATacccacaaagcaaaataagaagaagaagaagagagacagcaaatgaactatgaattgtcgcattgctactgttgtcgcgttgctgtcgttactgcaacgttttacgtaatcaccccgccggtctaTCATCAGAACGAGAAGGAACTAACCTGAATGCGGATAAAGTTTGTCATGCATCACGCATATCAGCCGCGCGAGATGGTAGCCGGGGTCTGCGAGCATGACGCCGGCGCGCCCGTCCACGAGCATGTGCACGCACACCAGCACGTGCTCCTTCTCCGCGTACTCCACGGAGCACGGCCCTTCGCCCATCGACACGTACTCCCGCACGTCTGAACACAAACCAGAAAATATTACTTTTCTCTAACATGGGGTAGATTTACAAAATTCTTTTATGTTTTAACCCTATTCAAATACAGACAGGTTTTGTGGTTCCTGCTAACTTTGCTTATCAATTTTGTttgatttcatttatttattcatttgctttcatggttacatgaagccccgttagggcattgcaaagttaggtactttaacaataaatacatagtaaataggtaggttgtTTTTGTTATCTATCAATattacttataactttttttagcACTTTGATATGGTAAATATTAACTTAATTGATGTCGATTTCATTCAATTGATGTCGATTTAGTGTTTTGcattctgttgtacataatctcaAAACTATAATCTCTTTCATAATACTATCtacccctttcataatattctctGCAAAAAAggataaccctgtggttatgaTCTGTATCATgaactgtcaatttagtttagagatgagtacaacagaattagccacattatcttaCTTAAGACGGCTTCCTCGCACGACACTATAGAAGTAGCTGAGGCAAAGCCAGGGAACTGCTCATCCAGCGCGCGCCACCTCCTCAGCAGCTCCATGCCGAGCCCGACGCAGGTCTTCTTCCTCCTGATGATGGGTGGAGTGTACTTCTCGAACATTCCGTACAAAGGTTCATTCCCCTTCTTCTTCTGGAACGCGTCGTATAAAGCCACGAAGTTGCTCACGGAATCATAGTTGTTGTAAACGAGGAGGAACCTTGAAACAGAAGTATAGGTACATGACTatagtggactacacaaatttcaaccctctatcTTACCCTATTAGGGgctcaattttcaaaaaaaatcttttttagtaaatgtccacgtcataatagctccaATTCTGAATGATGACTTAAACTTTTATCAGTCTTATGTGCTTTCAGACATAGATGGCAATACGTATTTCAGTGTGTTTTTTTCAGCGCTCTCACATTGTAATAAGCGACGATGCAACTTACGATGAaaacgggctaacttgaaagAGTTATGGCAGTTTAGTTGAAACCATGCCCCTAATTGATTTCTACGAGgaatcgtaccgaaacgctaaacaTGGTAAGTTTTTGCCGCTAGCAGGtaaaacctcccaccagaccaggtcAGAGACAagctaaaaattataatttcccCTAATTaacccaggaatcgaacccagggccTCTCCCTTTATAAGTGCTCATCAAGGAAGTCGTATGTGTTTTGTTAGAGAGATGTACCTCAGTATCGCCTCT of the Maniola hyperantus chromosome 19, iAphHyp1.2, whole genome shotgun sequence genome contains:
- the LOC117991402 gene encoding uncharacterized protein, with amino-acid sequence LDASDIDSGVHHLTPTLPPPRWATPTQPIHLTTEQHEDLVARAEAILRFLLVYNNYDSVSNFVALYDAFQKKKGNEPLYGMFEKYTPPIIRRKKTCVGLGMELLRRWRALDEQFPGFASATSIVSCEEAVLNVREYVSMGEGPCSVEYAEKEHVLVCVHMLVDGRAGVMLADPGYHLARLICVMHDKLYPHSGWFTQSEEPTCRKDFEYCFNPHNSNYVEWRERVTRGAAVKCQASLIYVAQPFLDCILITEKRNLVYNFRSLLARDRKGRLVAGMYFPVGSHTEDAVFTIFSDNGIDKRRTKYKFSTFREPHNVQPSILEELEEVSVTMRYKKRGLLDLITKLANIMADQSFIDQMLEINDDICRMYL